gtgtcctcgcgcgagtaccaccagttccagcaccacgcaccaggcctccagtgcgcctcgcctgttcagcacagccggTGCTTTTcccccctcctgcgctgccggagtctcccgcttgtttagcgcagccagagcctttcacctctcctgcgctgccggaatctcctgtctgtccagcgccaccagtgcttccagtcggcccagcgcgtccagtgcgcctcgcctgtttagcgcagccagagctgttctcctctcctgcgctgttggagtctcccgcctgtttagcgcagcaagagcctttctcctctcctgcgctgccggagtctcctgtctgttcagcgccaccagtgctcccagtctgcccagcgccgccagtcagcccagcgtcaccagtctgccaggatccaccagaagtgccagtctgccaggatccgccagaagtgccagtctgccaagatcttctagatcggccagacaacctgaatcatccagttccaccagccagccaggatttaccggagcctactacctgcctgagcttcctctcagtactgagcttcctctcagtaccgggctgcccctctgtcccgagctgcccctctatcccgagctgcccctctgtcccgagctgcccctctgtcccgagatgcccctctgtcctgagctgccctgctgtcctgagatgcccctctatcctgagttgcccctctgtcccgagctgcccctctgtcccgagctgcccctctgtcccgagctgcccctcggtcccgagctgcccctcagttatgtggggatcagggtgaggactattaggccattgtcggcggagaaggtggattatcctaggacgcgaaggggaggaactaggacatttatggagtggggtccacgtcccgagccagaaccgccaccatggacagacgcccacccggaccctccctatgctcttgaggtgcgtcccggagtccgcaccttagtgGGGGgcgttctgtcacgccttggtcattgtatcttgtgtttttgttaattgtttgggtaggccagggtgtgacatgggtttatatgttgtatttcgtattggggtttgtattaattgggagtgtgtattattaggggtgtgtctagttaggcttggctgcctgaggcgattcctaattggagtcagctgattcttgttgtctcggattgggaaccgtatttaggcagcctgagtgcgcgttgtatttcgtgggtgattgtacctgtctctgtgttagtcaccagataggctgtaattagtttcactcgtgtgttgtttttgtatttttcagttatttcatgtaccgctattttcttcattaaaagtcatgagtaacctacacgctgcatttcggtctgactctcttcaaacagcagacgaaattCATTACAGTTATtgtaacctgtgtgtgtttagttttctGAGTGCCGTGTATTGTTCGCCTCAATCAAGGGCTCCGTTTGCTACGCATTTCTGCTCTCCtagcctgacttccctgcagccaGATACACACTCCTTTAcaaatatcttatgtttcaccgagtcgtggctaaacaaagacatgaataacatacagctggcgggttaaaCACTGTATcgacaggatagaacagcagcatctggtaagacaaggggtggcgggcctatgtatatttgtaaacaacatttggtgcacgatatctaaggaagtcttgaggttttgctcgcctgaggtagagtatctcatgataagctggaGACCACAGTATCTATCTAGAGAggtttcatctgtattttttgtagctgtctacataccaccacagaccaaggctggcactaaaaccgcactcaatgagctgtataccgccatgagcaaacaggaaaatgcgcatccagaggcggcgctcctagtggccggggactttaatgcagggaaacttaaatctgttttacctactttctaccagcatgttaaatgtgcaaactctagaccacttttactccacacagagacgcgtacaaagctctccatcgccctccatttggcaaatctgaccacaattctatcctcatgattcctgcttacaagcaaaaattaaagcagaaaGCACCCGTGACTCAATAaataaagaagtggtcagatgaagcagatccTAAGCTATAGAactattttgctagcacagactggaacatgttccgggattcttctgatggcattgaagagtacaccacatcagtcactggcttcatcaataagtgcatcgatgacgtcgtcgcCACAGTgattgtacgtacataccccaaccagaagccatggattacaggcaacatctgcactgagctaaaggcttgagctgccactttcaaggtgcgggactctaacccggaagcttataagaaatccagctatgccctccgatgaaccatcaaacaggcaaagcatcaatacaggactaagatcgaatcgtactacaccggctccgacgttcgttggatgtggcagggcttgcaaactattacagactacaaaggaaagcacagccgagagctgcccagtgacacaagcctaccagacgagctaaattacttccatgctcgcttcgaggcaagtaacactgaagcatgcatgagagcatcagccgttctggatgactgtgtgatcacactctccgtagccgatgtgagtaggtcaacattcacaaggccgcagggccagatggattaccaagaCGTGTACTGCGAGTACGTGCtgatcaactggcaagtgtcttcactgacattttcaacctctccctgagtctgtaataccaacatgtgccaagcagaccaccatagttcctgtgcccaagaacactaaggtaacctgcctaaatgactggtttgaaaggctggtcatgcctcacatcaacaccattatcccagaaaccctaaacccactccaatttgcataccgccccaacagatccacagatgatgcaatctctattgcactccacactgccatttcaaacctggacaaaaggaacacctaggtgagaatgctattcacggactagagctcagcattcaacaccatagtgccatcagagctcatcactaagctaaggacccaggaactaaacacctccctctgcaactgaatcctggacttccttacaggctgcccccaggtggtaagggtaggtaacaacacatccgccacgctgatcctacacacggggggcccctcaggggtgcgtgctcagtctcctcctgtacaccttgttcactcatgactgcacggccaggcacgactacaacaccatcattaagtttgccgatgacacaacagtggtaggtctgatcactgacaacaatgagacagcatatagggaggaggtcagagacctggcagtgtggtgccaggacaacaacctctccctcaacgtgatcaagtctaaggagacgattgtggactacaggaaaaagaggaccgagcatgcccccattctcatcaatggggctgtagtggagcaggttgagagcttcaagttttttggtgtccatatcaccaacaaaagtacatggttcaagcacaccaagacagtcatgaagcgggcatgacaaaacctattccccctcaggagactgaaaagatttggcatgggtcctcagatcctcaaaatgttcttcagctgcaccatcgagagcatcctgactggttgcatcactgcctggtatggcaactgctcggcctccaaccgcaagggtagtgtgttcagcccagtacgtcactggggccaagcttcctgccatccaggacctctataccaggcggtgtcagaggaaggccctaaaaattgttaaagactccagccaccgtagttatagactgttctctctgctacctgcatggtaagcggtaccggagcgccaagtttaggtccaagaggcttctaaacagcttctacccccaagccataagacaacTAACATCTATTCaagtggctacccagactatttgcattaccccccccctcttacgctgctgctactctctgttattatcaatgcatagtcactttaataactctatatattacctcaattaccctgactaaccggtgcccccgcatattgactctgtaccggttccccttgtatatagcctcgctattgttattttactgctacaGTGAAATTATTTGttagttttatattttttaaatggtatttttcttaaaactgcattgttggttaagggctgtaagtaagcatttcactgtaaggtacacctgttgtattcggtgcatgtgacaaatacaatttgatttgatcatgcagccttaaaatgtattaaaaatgtaaaCATATAGCCCAAAGTTTGTATCACAGCTAAAGTTACATAAATacctctaaattaagcatatatgAGTACCTGTTTTTTTGTTAACCGCTCAAAAAACATTAACCGGATGTACTCACTCCCTCAAATACTTTgaagaaaatatcctttctattttattcagctatgttcaattgtattcttcatactataaaataatgccacgaaattctaagcaaatcttgcctgctaaatgaactagtgtagcgcACAGCCATACGGCATaaccagatcagggcctaactcagagtatgctattctgttcttctgaaacagactacatttcttcttcttctaaaataaataatggattcatTGAGATGGttttttattagactttttaaaatgtagatgttccaaaggtctgcatcagtggctttgAAGGCTATgcatggaagccaggagatgctaaatgtgttcatGTTCATTAAAGGTAAATAACCGTGacaccggcagttatttgcttgactatcaccggctgacaaaatgtcatgaccgccaTATCTGTGAGTATTTGTATTTTTCCAGATCAGAGAATATCACTACATGAATCAGTTGAAATAACACATACCATTGCACAGTGAAACGTCTTGATAAGACTATCACATTTTTGTGCTGAGGTGTTATTATTGGAGACGGGCCAGGCCAAACATATAAAtgtgtctcaaatgacaccctattccatatatagtacactacttttgaacagagcccatACAGTAGGTCTTTGGTCAAAAGTTGTTCACTTTATagagaataggttgccatttaggACCCAGTCATTGCACCTTACCTGGTGGGGCTGAAAGGAGTGGCAATAGAGCCATTCAGCATGGCTGTGACATCACCACATGCGGCATCTGCAAACTAACAGGGAAAGACGAATACAATGTCCATAGAAGGGAAGTAACACCCACAGCGAAGGAAAATAACACTTGAATTGCAAAATCAGTTTGAAAGAACAAGCTTAGATTTCCAGCAAATTTCCAGCGACATTCCAGTGAATCCTACTCATTTTTAACAGGTCACTGACTCCCACTGCTGACCCATATTCTGCAACCCTCATAACTCACAGATTTAGAAAAACAACGAATTCTCCCCCACACCTACACTAATCTATTCAGACATTATATCGTGAACTTCACTGTCTATGAATAGAAAATTCAACACAAACATGTGTTGTGCTGTCCTGAATTCCAAAGTGTAACTGCATGAAAGTGTGTAACCTATATCCCATCGCCATGTAGGACATTGTCCAATCAGGGGAGAGCTaagaaatgtgtttccatggagaCAGACACAAAGGCCAATTGATGAACAGTTAGACAGTGAAACCATTTCCTCTGCTCCCCATCACAATCACAGACTGAATTTGGATTGGTTTGTGGCTATCTAATTCATATCAGTATATTTTGATCAAGTCATTTTGTATTCATGGCTAGTAGGTGTAAGATTTCAAAGCACCTCGGCTGGCTCACTAACAATCTGAAAAGAACTTACTGCTGCTGAGGCCCGATTCCAGAATGAACGAACTGTGTTGTTGACACAGTCTGTCCAGCCTGGGCACCCTGTGGTGAACGTTTCTGTGgaaagaaacagacagacagacagacagacagacagacagacagacagacagacagacagacagacagacagacagacagacagacagacagacagacagacagacagacagacagacagacagacagacagacagacagacagacagacagacagacagacagacagacagacagacagacagacagacagacagacagacagacagacagacagacagacagacagacagacagacagacagacagacagacagacacacacacacacacacacacacacacacacacacacacacacacacacacacacacacacacacacacacacacacacacacacacacacacacacacactttaatatCCTAAGGGAATTTGCCCAAATACTTATGACTTCTTCAAACGAGGGGCCCAGGTAAAACagaaatgtatgaaaataccctcaaataaaaggtaaCATTCTGTACTTTcacctcatatgaaacatttaaTCTCAAATCCAAAAAGCTGTAGTATAGAGCCAAATTTAAAACGtttgcttcactgtccaaatacatacAGAGGGGAGTGGAACTCTGCACTATATATGGAAGAGATTGCCATTTGGGgtgcattgtaaaaacaaccagTACATTAGTGGTTTATACTGTACATGTATGGTCTATTAGCTGTCATTTTTTTAGATTAGACATAGATCTGACATAGCACACTGTACTTGACATGTTTATGGCTATCACTGTGTTAtgtgggtgtgacacctactccagttgcctgctgcactgctgcttggattccacctggcgatctgatcaccatctgccctggcctgtctccccctgtctggtacaggtaacCCCAATACACCCCCCCCTCTCCCGAGCTTTCGCTCGCCTCCAGCACACACGCactgttggggcgagtgactctgaacttacaatggctagccccaagtcgttatacattatatttttttcttgtgcatttagctatttgcgtcatgactcctgcatgctttgttgattaTGAACTTTTTTGTTTACCCAACCTTGGGTCAGACTATGTTTGTTCCCACAatcgggactctgactctctattggttacacagacttttggtctcccatcctattctaaccacctctcgcaGGCTTTTTTTCATATTACCTGATTAAATTGCTGATCATGTTGCCATCTaatgcacattcaaatgtcataaatcaacactgtagagatctccctgtcctctgccgtgccttgattgtattCTTGCTGTttatatctggaaatgtgcatgtacaccctgggcCATCTACTGTTgttagccccaattctgacttgtgctctgatatctgcttcactgatttctgctctcgtaagAGCCTGGGTTTTCTTCACGTTTAACACTAGatgcttattacctaaaatggatcacTTGAAactgtgggttcacagctccaatccagatgtgttggtcattactgagagtgttttgaatacttatgttaacctttctggttagaACTTTTtttggcaagacagatcttcTAAATTTGGGTGAATGGCAATCTTTACCAACgatcaccttcagtgcttggttgtctccaccaagtctgtccccaaacaatttgatttgctggttttaagcattaaactttcaaattgctctttgttgactgttgctgggtgatatcgtcctccatcagcaccggcctggccccttacactaagtctgaatttgtcctgctatgtgacctaaactgggacatgcttaaaccacctgactaaatcctaaagcaatgggactccctaaatctctctcagattattaccaatcccacaaggtatgactccaaacaccccgaaaaggctactctgcttgatgttatcctcacaaatgatcctgataggtatcagacTGATGGTTTCTGTAATGACCTAAGTGATCACTATATCACAGCCTGTGTtcataatggctgctcagtgaaacgacctgtcctgatttgacGTAGACACTTGCTAAATAAATGTAATGAGAAAGCCTTCCTTCAagacctggcctctgtaaaatggtatagaatcagcttggtCCCCTCTGTTGTAGACGCTTGTACCtccttttaaaaaatattttcaatggtattgttaacaaacatgccccataaagaaaattagaattaaaaacaggttcagcccctggtttgaccatgatcttgcagagttactccacctcaagaattgcatttggctgGTGAAAAGCTCGGCACACACATACTCAGGCTGACCGACTCtcattcaggcaaatgagaaataagtgcactcaggctatccggaaagCCAAAGTTaattactttaaggagcagttctctctctgtgagtctaCCCAAATAAGTTCTGGAAaacagttaaagacctggagaataaaccctcctcctcaaagctacccatgtcccttaatgttgatgatctggttgttactgacaagaagcacatggctgagctctttaatcaccacttcattaagacAGGATTCCTAtctgactcagccatgcctccttgcccgtacaacatttcctcatctctcaccccttctaatgtgactagccccgacacttctccctcttttttgCCTGCcctgctacaaagtttctccctgcaggtggtcactgagtccgaggtactaaaggagctccttaaacttgaccacaaaaaaacatctgggtcagatgatTTAGACCCTTTCCTCTTTAAAGTTGCTACCCCTATCATtgccaagcctgtctctcctctctggggaggttcccattgcttggaaggcagccacggttcgtcctttatttaaagctAATcctaggcctatttctattttgccctgttgattaaaagtgttggaaaaacttgtcaaaaatcaactgactggctttcttgatgtctatagtattctctctggtatgcaatctggtttccactcaggttatggatgtgtcactgcaaccttaaaggtcctcaataaTGTCACccttgcccttgattctaagcaatgttgtgctgctatttttattgatttggccaaagcttttgatacggtagatcattccattcttgtggcccggctaaggagtattggtgtctatGAGGGGTCTTTAGCctagtttgctaactacctctctcaaagagtgcagtgtataaagtcagaacatctgctgtttcagccactgcctgtcaccaagggagtacctcaaggctcaatcctaggccccacgctcttctcaatttacatcaacaatatagatcaggcagtaggaagctctatcatccatttatatggagatgatacagtcttatactcagctctggattttgtgttaaacgctttacaacaaagctttcttagtgtccaacaagctttctctgcccttaaccttgttctgaataCCTCCAAAACATAggccatgtggtttggtaagaagaacgcccctctccccacaggtgtgattactacctctgagggtttagagttaCAAGtactcatacaagtacttgggagtatggctagatggtacactgtccttctctcagcacatatcaaagctgcaggctaaagttaaatctagacttggtttcctctatcgtaatcactcctctttcaccacagctgccaaactaaccttgattgagatgaccatcctacccatgctagattatggagacgtAATTTATGGATAAGCAGGTAAGGGGgctctcgagcagctagatgttctttaccattcggccatcagatttgccaccaatgcgcCTTATAGgatacatcactgcactctatactcctctgtaaactggtcatctctgtatacccgtcgcaagactcATTTGTTGATGCTTATTCATAAAACCcttttaggcctcactcccctctATCCGacatatctactgcagccctcatcctgtgcttacaacacccattctgccagtcacattctgttaaaggtccccaaaccacacacatccctgggtcgctcatcttttcagttcaatgcagctagcgactggaacgagctgcaataaACACGCAAACTGGACAGTTTcatctcaatctctccatctaaagactcaatcatggacactctcacTGACAATTATGGCTGCTTTGCATGATATACAAACAtgtgtctgtgcccaataatgtccgtaccatgttttgtgctgctaccatgtgctgctgccatgttgtgttgctaccatgttgttgccatgttgtgttactaccatgctgtATGTGTTGCAGCCTTGCTCTGTGGTTGTCTTAGGtctatctttatgtagtgttctctctgttgtcatatgtgtgttttgtcctatttattattagattttttttgtttatcccagccccagtccccgtaggccttttgccttttggtaggccgtcattttaaataagaatttgttcttaactgacttgcctagttaaataaaggttaaataaaaaataaaatgaatggAAATGTACAGACTGATGGTGTGTAGCTCCATTTGAGTCTTACCATTGCTCTCCTCCTTGCCACACCAGGTCAGTCCATTCATGATGAAGCCAACTAGTGTGTCCTCGAGGGTCAAGAAGCAATCTCGCTTCTCTGTGAAGTCATGCACTATTTTCTTTGTTTTGCTCCAAAACAACATCTGGTGGTGcaatgaaatgtaaaaaaattaaatatTTACTTGCAGCTGTCAATAAAACAAAACATATGAATATATTTGagtggtgtgtgagagagcgtgTGTGGGTATCTCACCCTGTTACAGACAGGATCCTGGATCACAGTATGGATAAGGGGGTCATAGGCCTCCATCGGTACATTACATGGGTCCCTCCCCACGAATGCTTGCTGAAATGCACTCCATATCTTTTGACAGTTGTTTGCACTGGAACAATCACAGGAATAATCAAGAATAGTATTACTGCATTATCATACAAATACAAAATATGGCCAATCATTGATTGAGGAAGGAATAGCTCCCTGAGAAATGGTTACTGAATAGGAGAAAACTCAACTGTTTTAACTGTTTACTCATTGTGTTAAGCTGTCTTGACTGTATTATAGCCAGATGGGGAACAGTGAGAGAGTATCAGAGCCGAGCTTGAACAAGCTAGCCACCCTGTTGTTACAAGGCAAATCCACAACCACCTGTGCCATAAAACAATGCAGGTTCACATACAGACAGGGAGGCTACATCATAAATACAATTGAGTCTACATGTAATTCTATTCGACTATGGCAATGGCAATGGAATAAGCTGCTGCAAAAATGAGTTAACCTGAAGTTTGAGTTACTTTTAACAATAAGctaaaaatgtaaatgaaatgtgCAAAATAAATCCAATAAAAGCGTCTCACCTTGAAGATTTGTTGTTCTGTATAAATGCTTCACATTTGTCAATAATCGTTTTTTTTAGGCTTTCACTCGATGGGCTGGAACTAGACAGTGCGTGACTGTGCACTACTCCCAGAGAAATAGCGAGGATAACGACAAGTGAAAGTACAGCACAGAGACCCATGATTAGCCAGAGGCGAGTCCTTCGCTTTTTCCTTGCAAAACGGTGCGATCCTTCATGCTCCATTGCTACTCCTTGTTAAGACTGTGAAATCGGCGCTCAAATgtggtttgtttttgtttgtgttgtGCCAGTGGTATAGCCTATTGCCTTCAACACCGTCGGTGCTCTGAGTTCTATTTTCGGAGTTGACCTTGGGGACAGTATGCAccgtactgcatctcagtgattgGGGCGTCACTACAGACGCCCTGGATCaaatccaagctgtatcacaacccgcCGCACGTCGTCCAGtccaggtttggctggtgtaggccgtcattgtgaataataatttattcttaactgacttgcctagttaaataaataaaattaaatgtGAAATAGCCTAGCCTACAATTTGACTGTGGTATAGTTAGCTTTATATTAAAGATTTATACTTTTCTCGTACCTCTTAAACTACAGTGGTGTACTTAAGAAacatactttgaagtactac
This genomic window from Oncorhynchus gorbuscha isolate QuinsamMale2020 ecotype Even-year linkage group LG07, OgorEven_v1.0, whole genome shotgun sequence contains:
- the LOC124039734 gene encoding ADP-ribosyl cyclase/cyclic ADP-ribose hydrolase 1-like, encoding MEHEGSHRFARKKRRTRLWLIMGLCAVLSLVVILAISLGVVHSHALSSSSPSSESLKKTIIDKCEAFIQNNKSSSANNCQKIWSAFQQAFVGRDPCNVPMEAYDPLIHTVIQDPVCNRMLFWSKTKKIVHDFTEKRDCFLTLEDTLVGFIMNGLTWCGKEESNETFTTGCPGWTDCVNNTVRSFWNRASAAFADAACGDVTAMLNGSIATPFSPTSIFATIEVKRFKAAKVKSLSVVLVTKENKGTTCDDPSLQDLQKEIEPKLKYNCKAVPESKIQDCISHPDTACGACW